In Panicum virgatum strain AP13 chromosome 5K, P.virgatum_v5, whole genome shotgun sequence, the genomic window GTTTTTGAATATCCATCAGACTCCCCGCTTTTAACATGGATAATTTTGCATCTTCTCAAATTGGAATCTGCAATTTGAATCCCTGCACTGAAAATGACATGTCAGCCATTTTGAGAATAGCATATGATTCAGCATTTCCTGTGGAAAGTGTTTTGAAATCACATTCATGCAAATACCACTCCTGAACTTTTCTCCTAGCTCCAGAGTTCAAATACTTAATTAAGAATTACACGTGCAGTTGATTCACATATCAGGATCAATTGATTAAGGGAGTCTAGGTTCACAAGGTGGAGTTTGGGTCTTTAGAATTAGAACCAACTGAATATGCGTTAGTAATCGATgcttgaaagaaaaaaaaatgtttactGCCTGGAGGCCTCATATTCATCAAACTAACCTGCCTTTTGGGGTCACCCAAACTGTGTCCACTGGAGCACCGCACTAGCGACTAATTGACAAAGAATCTGCTCTCAGCGCAGTTTAATCCCAAATCTATTCGCGAGATACGAGAGAAATTACTCCCCAAATGGGCCGAACCGTTTCAAACTGAGGGACACGAGAGGAACAGATAATAACACCATCAAATCGATCGAGTGGATCCACCGCCAGGAAATTCGTAGGCGACCTCAAGAATGGATCAAGAAATCGAAGATATTCTCCATGCGAGATAAGGGGGCTTACAAGGTTCTGTCCGAGTAACATCGTCCGATGCAGAGTCGCGTAGCGGCGAAGCTGGCGCTGCCGGGGAAGAAGGCCGTCTCGCGGAGCCCCGTGGCTGCAGATGGCCGCGACCACGCGCTAGCAGCCGGTGCCGCCGACATCGCCGGGAATCTGTCCCCTTGAAACAAACTTTTGACTATGTCTACAGCGCATAGTCATCTACTTACTCATCCGGCATTCCGGCTCTATCTTGGAAACAATTATAAAAACACCCCTGTAGGACTGTCATTTCTCAAGTACTTCCTTCGCCAAATTATAAGTACACAGTACATCTAAATTAAAAtgatctataatttgaaacaaagTGGGTAATTTGctttttgtatatttttgttGGTAAAAAGACAACTATCACATTGCTCCTCAATAAAGTATTGATCATACTGCATCAGCTTTTTTTCCTATCGAACTATGTTTCAGaatatttcttttttatttctttttagcTAGGGGCTGAAAGTGGTACATGTAATTTTTGAATCTGAATTACGGATATATGGGTGGGTTATTAACATCTATGTGATGTGAATAGTTAAAATCCGATTGCGCACGGATGTGAAAAGTAGAATATGATACTAGCAAAATCCCATGGATATGGACTATTCAATAATTAAAGATGGATTATCCGAGGTTTATAGTAGAATATTTGATTACCACACAATGAAGTGTCAAAAAACTATTAGTGGTACTTTACATGTGATTTGTAAATCACGTTGTGGATCACAAAGGTGAGTATTTTTTGTgttatatttttggtttatgaTTGATTCGATGTTCGAATCCATACAACGCTAAACATGTGTTATCTTAGTATTTCTGTCTACTTTCCACCGATGTGCTCCACACTATTTCCAATATCTGGAAAAATCCTTAGGGTCCGTTTGGATGTCAGTATTGGAGCTCGGTATTGGGAATTGGAATTTGATCTAGTGAATACAAGTTGTTTGGATGTCTACAAAATTTGGAATTGGTATTGGGGACCAATACCGAAGAATTGATCCTGAACTAAAATAGCCCTTCGTGAATGCGGAGCCTCACCCCTCCGTATTGGGATGAATTGGATCGTCGCTTCTCTTCTTCCATCGCAGAACTCCGCCCCGACCACCGCCACCGGAACTCCGCCCCTGACCACTCCCCTGCCTCCTCTCCGGCGAGTCGTGCTCACCTTTCCCTGTCTGTCTCTCCGACCAGCAGGCCGTCCCGCCTCTTCCCCTTCCCTCTTCGACACAGCAAGCTGCGCCACCCCTTCCTTGCCTCTTCTCCGGCTAGTGGGCTGCCGCCCTTCCCCTGCCCTATCTGTGCTGTGAGCAGCCGCGCCCTACCCGTGCCTCCTCTCCGACCAGCGAGCCAAGCCGCCTCTCCCCTGCCCTTTCCGCACGGCGAGCTGTTCCGCCCCTCCCATGCCCACCTCCGCAAGACGAGCGAGGTGCGGAGGGGGACAGCGAGCCGCAGACGCACGACGGAGGATGACAAGGTCCGCCCAGCCACTTGAGATCTGCCATTGCCATGCtagaggaggaggatgacggGGTGAGGGCTGCGCAGAGGAGGATGCTGAggccatggccatgctgggggtggaggaggatgCCAATTTCAATTTCTGGAGATGCACATCCAAACGAGAATTGATATTAGCTGACTCATTCAATTCCATCTAAAAATTCTATCTACATCCAAACAATAGCTTTGGTATTGAGTCTATTTCAATACCTAGCCTGATTTGGTATTGAAACCAATACAATGCCAAGCTCTCCAATATCAACATCCAAACGGAGCCTTATTCATAATTGTATCTGTGTAATATTCGCTTGCTTCACGTTCAACAAAAACAAATGGATATCCATTCCAATCGGATCTACTTTCATCCCACTTGCAGTCATCAACCTGATCAATCTATCTAACAGCAATGGTTTAATTTCTACTCTTTAATCCTACTTAACTATAAATTTAAATCTTAAAATTACACTTCCCATAGGTCGGATGAAGTAACTATTGATCCGGACTAATCTTCTCTTTTATACACATTGCAATTACATTAAATTTGTTTGGTTTTTTTATGAAATGAACTTGTTTGGTTGGTAGTCAAGACTTGTACTGATGTTTTTTCTGCGAGGACAGACTTGTATTGATGTTAGGTGAGTGCACTATCCACGCACTGATCCACGACCTCAATCGCAAGTGCACGATGGAGAGCACTCGGGACATGGAGAAAGCTCGCAGCTCGAAGCATTTCTAGCTCGTTGGCCATGGCGCTTCATGTCTCGCTCCCTGTCGGACTATCTGGGCCAGCGCCGCAGCAGCCGTTAGATGTCCAAAAGCTTCCTCAACATGCCCATCTGTAACTAATTTTCTTAAAATATGGCTCATCTAATGTCAGTCAACTGAGTACACTACAATCCCTAAAGTCTGTGAGAAGacatctccttttcttttttttcttttgaataataTGGCTCAGCCATTATATCTTGGTATATTCTATAGTCTGATAtggtaagagcatctccaagagcatTTCTAAAATCTACTCTCTAAATCATCATTTAGAGTCATTTGAGTAAAAATTATTTTCTATATCCTTGTACTTTCCAACAACTTTTCTATGTCTTGTATGTAGTCTAAAGATTCATTCTCGCTCTTCATCTTTTGCTTGCGAGAAATTCAGAATAAAAAATGTCTATATTTAGATATTCAATTGAAGAGGCTGTTGGAGGGcattttttcacaaaaatctCTATTCCTGTAAACTAGGAAGGATATAAAGAGTCTCTTAGAGACGCTCTAAATACTCTTGGTCACTTGTATTTCATATGAATTATAATCCAATCATGTGTAATCGTTAATGCTTACACTGACTTGGTACATATCACTGCAGCACTTATGCTATTTACAAGCTTGACCCTCCCTACGTTTCTGTCACGGTCCGTCACTGATTGCATAACAATAACAACTTGTACAAAGATGACGGTATttaggaagaaaggaaggagcaCACTAGCAGGCGTCTTAGCATCTACCGCAGTTCTCTTATGAGTTTTGACTCAACAATGGCTCTGCAATTTGCATATTGCAAGCAACTAGTCTACTGCTAGCAATAAACTATGAGCTAGGTGATTACATTGGCTACTGATTCACTAGCTAGTAATACGGCattagttgtttttttttttcgaaagacaATACGGCATTAGTTGTTGACTTGTGCATATAATACACACACTTGCAAGATGAAAATGACAACTACCATTTTCCATGGAACGTCTGCGCGGAGCGACAAGAACCTAGGAACCGATCTTGGATCTTCAAAGGCGAAGAAACGCAGCGCTTCTACAAACACGAACGGCCATTTTGTTTGACCTCAAGCCCAAACGCTAGTCACTTTAGCGAACGAGCCATGGACGCCACCGGCGATCAGCTCATGCATGCGCAGGCCGAGCTGTGGAACCACGTCTTCGCGTACACCAGATCCATGTCCCTGCGGTGCGCCGTCGAGCTCGGCACCCCCGACGCCGTGCAccgcctcggcggcgccgcAACAGTCGCGGATGTTGCCGCGGCGCTCTCCCTGCCGCCCTCCAGGGCGCCGTACCTGCGCCGCCTCATGCGGCTGCTCGCGCACGCCGGGTTCTTCGTCTTCGACGACGCGGCGGCCCGCTACGGGCTCACCCCGCTCTCCCGCCTCCTCGTGTCCGCGCCCGGCGCGGGTGGGCAGGACCTATCTCCGTTCGCTCTCGCCATGCTGCACCCCATCGTCGTGTCGCCGTCCATGTCCTTGGCGTCCTGGTTTGGCGCCGCGGACGCCcgcaccgccgcggcgcgcgtccCGTTCGAGGCCGCGCACGGTCGCGACCTCTGGGCGGTGGCGAAGGGCGACCGGGAGTTCGGCGCGGCGTTCAACGACGCCATGGCGTGCGACGGCCGGTTCGTGATGGGCGTGCTCGTGCGCGATCACCGCGACGTGTTCCGGGGCCTCACCTCGCTGGTGGACGTCGGCGGCGGGTCCGGCGGAGCCGCCagggccatcgccgccgcgttcCCGCACGTCAGGTGCAGCGTCCTTGAACTGCCGCACGTCGTGGCCAGCGTCCCGCAAGGcgaacgcggcggcgcggagttCGTCGCCGGGGACATGTTCGAGAACGTCCCCAAGGCCGACGCCGTCCTCCTCAAGGTCCGGGTGTCCGGCGCCCGCTTCGCTATCACCTCATCACTCTCCTTTACCATGTGAAACTGAACAATGACGTCGCGGTTGCTGACTCCTCCTTGTGCAGTGGGTCCTGCATGGATGGGACGACGAGAAGTGCGTGCGCTTACTGCGGCGGTGCAGGGAGGCGATCCCTTCGAGGGAGGCCGGCGGCAGGGTGATCGTGATGGACCTGGTGGTGCCGTGGTGGGATCGAGCCCGGCAGACGAGAAGGCCACCGAGACGCAGCTACTGTGGGACGTGATGATGATGGGGGTGGTCGGGAGCCCCGAGCGGGACGAGCGCGAGTGGCGCAAGATATTCGAGGACGCGGGCTTCAGCGGCTACAAGATCGTCGCCTTCCTCGGAATCCGGTCGGTGATCGAGGTCTACCCTTGATTTCCTCTAGAACACGCAGGCTATTCTGCACTCTGTTTCTTCAGTCAAATAGCCATTCTCCAACATTCATAAACAGTTCTACACGACTGATCTCCCAGTAAGCTACCAGGAAAATGATTATTCATGCATCCACACACAACGCACCAGAATAAAGGTCCATAAGCAATATGTCTTACGAAGCAATGGTCTTACGTACTGATACAATCACAAGACCTAGGCATGCCACTGCAACCAAGGCTCATGATAGAGCTAAGACACATAACCGGTACATTAAAGCTGACAGACCTTCCCATGAATCTAAATCTGCGAGCGACGTACTTTTAGGGCACATCGTTAGCTTCATCGCACAATGGATATGAAGGATAGCCACAACAAAAGTTACAATGGTGCATATCACGATACACAACCATAATGCTTTGGATGGCCAGGTGAGCCATGCAGAGGAATGGTTCACCAATCATCCTTCCTTGACTTGTGCAGATGCTGATTAACTTGAGCAGACCAATGAAGGGAATGAGGTCAAAAGACAGCTTATGCATACACCGGGGTACTGGGAAAGTAGAACTTGTAATCTGAGTGCTTGAAAATACTTGGAAAGATTACAGAAGTAGCATCACATTCCAAAGGGGGCGGCACAGAGAGCCGGAAGAGCAGCATTCGGGGTGGAGCGGTTGTACCCGAACAAGTCCAGCATCCGTGGATTCTGGCACTCAGCCTCATAACTCACTTCCTTCACGCCATCATCATCAGCTGGCAAGATCTTCTCAGTCAATGAGAAACCAAAAAGCCTGCAGCTAGTTTTGCGAACCTCCCTTCCACCAGACCCTATTTTAGCAGCATCTCCAGGTGCTGAAGTTCTCCTAGCCTCAAATTGATCCAAGCTAATTTGAGCAGGTGTTTCATGCTGTGGCCTGGTCTGAGCTTCCCATGACATATCAAATGGGCGAGGCTGACTGCCATTTGCACCTTCGCGAGCAGCCTTGTTTCCCAGTCCAAGCTGTGACGACAGAGTTTGGTTAAACATATGATTGGGATGAGGTGGGGGCACTTGTGCTGCAGGCGGAGTAGATAGTGTGAGAGAACATTCTTGAGCTGTGGCTGATAATCCATTAACAGCAGCTGGGGTATGCATATAACCATGCAGCCCATATCCGCCTTTCAGTGAACATGCCTCAGACATCATTCCTTGGAACATAGGAACTGCCTGAGAAATTTCTTGACCTTGCAAGACCTCTGAGAATCCAATAGATTCATTGAAGCCTACAGATTGGTAGGTAAAGCCAGAGTTCTGTACTGCAAGTCTGCCTGTTGGACCACTCAACATGCAGCTTCGTGCATTAGTAAGGAACCTACTAGCATCAGAAGATTGAAATTTTGCAACCTCAGCTGTTTGAGGAGCACACGTAACACGATGAGTCCTAAAACCCATCAATTCTTGACCTTGCAAGACCCTGGGTAACTTTCCAGTTTCCACGGAGTCAGTACAACCATTCCCTGCAACATCCAATGCGATAGTTAATTGGCAGCTCAAGGATAGTGTACATATGCACAGACATTAGTCTTGTGCTATGACTTACACATTGTTGGAACGTCCAAATTTCCCGGAGGGCATAACTTGGTTCTTTTAGAACTAGATGCAGACAGAGAATGGGCAGCAGAGACTGAGCCACCAACTATATCAATCTCCCATGGAGATACTCTATCTTGGCCATTGCATTCAGAACCATCCTCCCATCTTACCTGTACAAAAAGACAACACATCAGCAACCTAGTATTACTAAATCAGTATAGCGCTGTTCATTATGAATAGACAGTTATAAATTTAATTATCCTCAGCATGCATAGCATGTATTATTTCTTATATAAAGGGAAGCAAGTCAAACAGCAATTCTTGCTAAACAGCAGACATTTTCGCCAGTATGCTTTGATTGTGGATAAATACTTGCAGCTGAAGTTCAAAACCTCAGAAAGTTTCAAGTTCTTGCGCACATTGTGTGGTTTTAAAGTTTCCGGCACCTGGTAAAGCCATGTTGGTCTTCCCTGTGTAATATTCAGGCTGGTGGTTTGATTTAAGTCTCCTTATAAGCTTGCCTCAGTATAGCATGTATGGTTATTTCTACAAGGTCAAACATGAAACATTGCATATAGCTATCACCCAGTCAACAATAATCAGTTAACAACAGCTCAAGGCTAGTATTCTTCTTGTTGTTGCATTTCTCTTGCGGTGGGGATTATATGCCAAAGTCCCCGCCTTATTTGACGGATCCTTTTTTTGACAGAAAGTCCCCGCTTTATTGGTCGAAGACCTATGATGTTGCATGCAAATTCATTGTTTATTGGATAGCATTCTCCTTTCTTTACTCCCTTAACAAGACTGCAGTAGAAACCATCTTTACCAGAATCCAACCAGTCTCCAAGAGCGGCTACATTTATATAAAATCTTGACAGGCAGCCGGCAATAATTAGATTCAGAGTCTAAAGCTCCATAAGATCAGCAGAAATGCATACCAGCAGGCTTTTCCACTTTGAGCCAGGCCATTTCATGGGATCTACTTCACCAATGCCAACAACCATTCCAGATCGCCTAGAAGGATAGAATGTAAGAAACACGAATGTAATGCGTACAACAAAAAATTAAGTTTAATTGGAAAAGAAACAGACCTTTCACTAACATCTTCATTCTGGCATTGAAAGTTGATCCTCGCTCCAATACAGGTTTGATGGTTGAGGCTCTTAAAGAACTTCCGGTATGGAATTATATATTCTGAAGCAGCAGCTCTGCGGACAAAGGATTCAAATGGAAATCTGTTTATTCTCAACCAACACAGAAGTCTCTCTTTATTAAACATACAAGTCTTCTTTTACAGGAATTCCGAGGATATTTTTGTTATATATTAGCAGGTTACAAAATTCCtatggtttggagtaactttgATAGCAAATTATCATCTCCTGTGGCCTGCCTTGATACTTACGATATATACCAAGAGATGTTAGTCAAGGAAGGATTTAGGCATGGAACATGTTACCAGCAAAGATATGGAAAAGAAAGTTGCTAAAATGGATCAAAGTTTATGTTTTAAGCATGATCACTAATTAACTTTACTATTGATCTTTTTACAGTATGTCATCAACAATGCCATATTGTACCAAGCCAAGATTACATGCTTGATAAAGCATACCAGAACGAATAGTGTATGTTAAATCAACAAACCTTGGATTGTAAGAAATGTGAAAGACACTTCTATGTTTCAAGGAATCATATACAGCAGACAACGTATGTCGCTTTGCACTGTCGCTACTGAATTCTTCAAAAAGGGCCTCATTTTTAAGCTGAACAGCTCTCCTTACGCCCAGCCTTAATTCACCATCATCACCTCTACAAAGGTAACAAAAAACACGTTGGTGAATAAGATACACAATGCACCTATGCCTACCGCATTGTTCATGTGTTTACCGGAGAAATAAGACTGCATCCCCTGAAACCAGTTTCTTCTTATTGACAAATGAACTCCATCCAGTTGTTAAGAGATGCCTACGAGGCTGACCTGGAATGCAAAGCAATTTCATCACTTGCTTGATTTTGAAACAGATGATGATAAAAACAACTCAGGCAACACCAAGATCAGAGATCAGCTGCACCATTATTCCAAATACACTAATTCTTGTAAGAAACAAAACACTGCTCGGGAAAGCAAGTAatcttcacaaaaaaaaaactcgacctgcgaGGGGCAAGCCGCCCCCCGGGCATTAATGTAAGAAGAAGACCTCTCACACAGGCctagaaaacccccgaacccctgccccacccttaCACAGGGGCGCCGTAACCCATACCGTAACCCGTGTGAGAACAGGCCGGGGTGAGCCGGAACCTATTTCCATGTGCTTTGGCGTGTAGgcaggcgaggggatttttttaacctcaacctgaaattcgctcccactgggagtcgaacccaggacctgaggagtgctactgaggccacctaaccaatccGGCTAGGCACCCTTTCGCCAAGTAATCTTCACTGTGCGCACAATATTCCAAGATAAAAGCACACACATGAAGAAGCTATAAAACACTACTTATACTAGAATGTGAAACAGAATTCATATCAGTCAGATTTTTGCCAATGCAAAACTGAGGGAAAAAAATAGTACCCTGAAAATAGGAATTTTAAAGTGTTGGGACTACATCTGCTACAGATttcatattaattattaaaatattCATCCAAGATTTAGCCTAGGTACACGTGTTATAAAAAGAGATAACACACTAACAGAGGTGTTATAAAAAGAGATAACACACTAACAGAGGTTTTAGTGGTGGTCATTATTTGCCTCTGAATAATAAAATTATGTGGAAGCAACACTCATAAGTTCCATATAGAAGTGTGAGACGAAAATTTCACATGAAACATTGTAAACACATATTGTAAAAAGGGCATTGTTCATTTCTTGTCTAGTAAAGTGTAAAACTGATCTCACCCCTATAAATATGACGAAACTTCCACTTGGCTCCATGCAAATCCTTGGCAACAAGCTCTTGAGAA contains:
- the LOC120708069 gene encoding auxin response factor 3-like, with translation MGIDLNMVDGEGEERRHPPAVCRDLWHACAGPVVALPRRGSLVVYLPQGHIAAAGGGDVAADLPPHVVCRVADIELCADAATDEVYARLALVAEGEAFGRNVRGGGVEGDEDMEDFDAERKSRMLHMFCKTLTASDTSTHGGFSVPRRAAEDCFPPLDYNQLRPSQELVAKDLHGAKWKFRHIYRGQPRRHLLTTGWSSFVNKKKLVSGDAVLFLRGDDGELRLGVRRAVQLKNEALFEEFSSDSAKRHTLSAVYDSLKHRSVFHISYNPRAAASEYIIPYRKFFKSLNHQTCIGARINFQCQNEDVSERRSGMVVGIGEVDPMKWPGSKWKSLLVRWEDGSECNGQDRVSPWEIDIVGGSVSAAHSLSASSSKRTKLCPPGNLDVPTMWNGCTDSVETGKLPRVLQGQELMGFRTHRVTCAPQTAEVAKFQSSDASRFLTNARSCMLSGPTGRLAVQNSGFTYQSVGFNESIGFSEVLQGQEISQAVPMFQGMMSEACSLKGGYGLHGYMHTPAAVNGLSATAQECSLTLSTPPAAQVPPPHPNHMFNQTLSSQLGLGNKAAREGANGSQPRPFDMSWEAQTRPQHETPAQISLDQFEARRTSAPGDAAKIGSGGREVRKTSCRLFGFSLTEKILPADDDGVKEVSYEAECQNPRMLDLFGYNRSTPNAALPALCAAPFGM